From the genome of Pochonia chlamydosporia 170 chromosome Unknown PCv3seq00011, whole genome shotgun sequence:
ACGGCCAACTTTGACACCCTTGACACCACTGATGGAAACGGTAATAACCGTGGTGGCTTCCAAGGGCGTGCTAAGCTATTCATCTCGGAACAGGCAGCTACTTGGGGTGATATCTGCCGTAATGATTATGGAATTGACTGGAAGGCTAAGATGCGTCGCACATTCGGTGGTCTTACTGCCAACTGAAACCAAGTGTATCCATTACAGCCAGGTTTTACCTCTCGTCATCGGGGCATTAGGGTCTGGGCTGGGTTGGCGCAGGCTCTTACTGACTTTGTCACACCTGTAAGCATTGAATGCTGGACAGGATGAGAATGATAAGAATTCTCCTTCTTGAATACATACATGAAACTATTAGCTTCAATTTACATACAAATACAATTATTGCGAACTAGAAGATTTTACATATCTCAATAgccatcatcagcttcttTGACATACTTAGTCCAATTCCCCCCATGTCTAAGAATAGCAATACGGTATATCAGGCGTATACCTAAACAACTAGGTAATCTGGTTTCACTTTTGGCAAATCGTGGCTTTTTAAGCTAGCAACGGCATTAAGTCATTTGGTCCATTGGACTTACCTTGCCTCCTGCGGCACCATCAATCCAAACAACAGCTACGTAAATGAGAAGATTGTCAGTCGCAATGAGATGGTGGTTGCAGCTACTAAGCAAGTTTGCTACATCTGTCAATTGAAGACATCCCAATTGCTCAGTCAGTCATCTCTATACAAGGATCCGGCCACAGTTCAATTCCTCCATGGCTACAACAACGCATAACCTGCGAAATCAGCAAGGGAGTCCTCAACATGTCGCAATTTTTACGAGATAGGTAAGAGCTGCGAGAAATGTTTAAAATCCCGCTAATAACTGAGAACATGCAGTTGTCAGATCGAAACCTAACAACGACTGAATGAACCTGGTAAGTAAATGTTGTGAGGCCAACACAGAGCTGCAATGCAACTCTAGTCGGATATCGGCACCCAGAACTTGCACTAATTATGCAGATAAGACGAGTAGCTCAGTCCCTGCTTGGCAATAGCCGAAAATAATGATTTCCGTAAAGCAATACAGAAATGAGGCACCGGAAGTGTTGTTTGCGAAATGTAATAACTTGTCAACCCCCAACATTATTCTGGGTATTCGTTCATGAAACAATAGTGTATGTCGACATATTTTCATACGCGCCTAGAGTGAACCTCTCATTATTGGCTACATGCTTTGGGTCATAATAAataccatcaccaaacatgAGTTACGGAGTATCAATTCATTTACAAGTAGCCCATGACGGTAAGAGACGTTGCCGCACGGCCACAGTTGTGATGCTGAGGATAAAGATGCCAACGCAGTTTGTCTTGGCAGAAGATGTAAATGCAAGTCTAGAAACTTCTCGTCATTATGTGTTTCTTTCACTGGCTTCGGACAGAGCAATCTATTTACGAAGAGAAACACACTGCATGTATTCCCACCCTTAACAATACAAAAAAATACCAAAAGTACGCCCTCGAACAGCAACTACTTCATCAAGGCTGAAGATATTgcacatcatcgtcctcctcaGATGTCCACAACATCCTCCCCTTGCATACATGTTCCTGAGCATACGAGCGATATCTATCCAAGATGTCAGTCTTAGCCATACCGACTTTCTGCTCATCAAAGCTAAAATGGGCCGCTACACCTCCTCCGGCAGCCACCACAACTATCGAAGACATTAGCCACACAACAGACTTCCAGGGGCACAACGAGTTACTTACGACGTCCCAATTTCCGCGGCATCTTCACCGCAAAGTagtcttcatcatcctgaCCGATCGGCTTAACAGCATTGATATCTCTGCCGGTAATCGCGATTAATTGGATACCCATTCGCAGGTCTTGATAATCCCAAGTGTGAAACCGATATCGCCATAGCTCATCTCTCTCCATGTTCTGGAAAAAACTGTAATGCTGCTGTGCGCCAACTGCCCAATTCCACCAGCCGCTACTTGTGTAAGCGCTGTACGTTGTTGAAGCTATTGGTGTTTTATCCAAGACATGATGGTTTTTGTGCAAGACCGGCAGCCATCGATGCTTTCGACCCTCTGGAGGAGACCATTcagtaacattgaagtcatcaGGTCCGCTCCATTTGGGTAGTAGAGAGGCGCGCCAGTTGACTACTTGCGGGCCATGTCTGTCAATATTCTCGGGGTAAAAGGTCTTATTCTCTGGCAAATACGGGTGTACTGCTCCCAGTCCCCAATGCAACCAGCTGCTAAGAGGCTGATTGATAATATTGGCTCCAACAAGAAAATAGTCCGGCCGTGTAGCCCTAGTGTGAACCATGGACATGATTGTAGTGTCTTCAATAAAAACCTACACGGAGATGAGCAAAACGGCCATTGTGCAGCGTCTCATCAACGTCACGTACGATGTCAGTGTCCACCTTGATATATAGTATGTCGTCTTCAATAGTATCGTATGCGCTTGCAAAGGCCTTTTCAGTAATCTTCACTTTTACTCGTTTGTAGTCCGGctcggagttgatgagcctATCAAGGAAGGCCAAGTCCGCTCGATCATGGGTCCGTTGCAGCCAGATAACCTCGTCGAGGAGTCCACCGTTTTTTGCAAGGTTACGCTGTGCATCAGGATTAACAGGATGATAAACCAAGCCTTTACTGGTTCGATTGATGATATTTTTGCCTACCTTGAGATAACAGTCTAAAATAGAGGCTTGTTGACGTCTACCATAGAACACAAGACCAACGATTTTCAGTATCTGCGATTCTTCTCGCCACCGTTGTATATCGGATCGCATTTCATTGCAGGACTTGATATTGTATTGGAATGGTTGATTGAGCCGTGCAGTTCTGGGTTCTCGTAATGTTTGGGTAAAGAAATAGCCGGAGAGTGCTAAGAGCGCGAGCGCCGTTCCCAGCAGTGATCGCCTCAGCGTCGGGCTAAACATGGCGATCCGGTAGCAATCCGTGGCAGTAATGCCAGTTGACAAAAAGAACACCAAGATCCAGCGCATTCTCATAGAGTATTAGCCTCCTACTCTTGACAGGAGAATCCAGAAAGTGTCAGAGGAAGATTCTTCTTCTGTGGCGGGCATCGATCCTTCAGCTCTCGAACATTGTAAAAGGGGCAAGTTGTATGCCAATACCTGCCACGTGCTCTGGGATATGACTTATTTTGTTGGCTAATGGAGTTAAACTATGACCGCCTAGTTGACGTACGGTGTTTGGCATCCGTGCCAGTCCTTGGCTTCTGGTCCCACGGCGCCAGGCTCTCGCGGGCACGCGTTATCGAGATACGGACTAGATGACAGTCCAAACCCATTCGTTATGTTTAGTGTCCCAGATCAAGATGTCAAATTTTGCTCTCGTTTTAGTGCTGGGCGAAATGTACTGCTTGAGATCTTCACCAGGAATTTATTGCGTCTCTTTTACATCACCATGCAAAAAGTACGGCTCTCTACCTCGTATGCCCCAGATTGAATAGATTTGCGATAGAAACTACACTTTTACCCGGATATTATTATTTTATGTACTACCATGTCAAAGATTTGATGGTTGTTGAATGGCTGGTTATGATGATATACCATAGAATGGCGCGTGTAATAGGAGGCATCCAAGCATATAGCTAAACCTGCCCTCTCCCATGTTCTCAGAAAAGCTCTTACTATCTGTTGACTTTCCAAATTGTTGAAAACGAAACCATTGTGCTGATTAACATAGCAGAGTATTCGCAGATAGGCTCAAAGCCGGGTGCTTTCTGGTCAGTGCCTCGCTAGAAAGAGTTACTTCCAGCGCGGGTATCCGTAGGCTGTATTGATCAGGAGAGGGTAGTGTCTCCGAAAACATTTCTTGCATCGCCGACCGTGATACTAAGTAGCCTGACCGGCCCTGTGCGAACGGAAAGATGCCAGGGCGGCCAACATAGTGCGGTTCTCCTGGGTCGAGGCGCCATAGCCATTTTCTCACTCTTGAATATAGAACACAAGTGTTATGATCGATGAACAAGTACCAGTCGTCGTCTGGTCGCACGTCGAATGCCCGTTTCGCTGTAACAAGGTTGTGATATCTGTTGTCCGTCCAAGAATCGTCCGCAACCTCGTGGCATGAGCATTTTCCACTCTTCGCAAGACATCTCTGGTGGCAAAAGCTTGGGATCGTTGGGGGTATTTGCCCATCGATCTCAATGATCTGACCAATATGGCTTATCACACTGGACACTCCATaagatggagaagacttTGGAATGCAGATAGGCATGATCTGCACATTGTCGTCAGAATCCGTGCCGAAGCCCCGATTTCCTATGACCAAAAGTACTCTGGACGCTTCCGAGACAGTGCCACAGGCATGGCTTGTTGTGGCAGGATCCAGGCTATTGTTATTTGGCTCATCGTAGGAGCCTCTACACCGGCCAAAGAACGTattccttcttcttccacaaAGTGGGTTTAAGCTGTTGGGCGTAAACATCAGAATCGTCATGAAGACAATCGCAGATACCACAACGCCACGTATTCGTCGACGATCGCCTGGCAGTTTAGTGTGCTGCTGCTCCTTGCCGGCCATCTTTTGAGGTGTCTAAGAGTATACCACTTGCGTCTTGAAGGAAGTGGATGAAGACTGACAGAGAGGCTTGTACAGCGGTGACAGACAGGTGAAGAAGTGATGACGAAAGTTAGGGGCGTGCAGTCGGGACGCGACAAGAAGAGAACGTCCCTCTTGTGCGGTGGCTTGTCGTGGTTACACTTTCTCTCTGACTCCTTGTTCCTCTCTTTCGCCGATGGTTAGTCCCTCTCCTGACACAGTAGGGATCAAGAGATTTGACCTCTCTTCTGTCTGTTGGTATGAGTTCGTCGCTGCATCGCTTACGCGAGTGCGTGACGTGGTGGCTACAcccaacttgaccaacaagGAAGAGGCGGAGACATGAGTTGCACCGTTTTGGGTGACCAACCAGTAAAGATAATCCCGTCATGTATGTACTTCGTAATTGCAAGGCATCACGGACCAGCTAGCAAAATGAGTGTGGCCTCCTGCATTCCTCCAGCCCGGACCAAGCTGCTGTGGGACGAAAGGGGCAAGAAACCAGAAAACTTGAAATTTCGTCGTGCCATAGAGACACCTTGCGCTGTAAATAAGACTCTCAAGGCTTCTTAAGTGACAACCACAGCGTGAAGTGAGATATTTGGAGCTACCCAAGCATGACTTTCGTTTCAATGGATGCAACTGCTTCGGTTTGTTATGGAGCGACGAGCTGTTTGTGATATGTCATTAATGTGGTGGCATTGCCCAGGAACAAGGGTCGTTCGAACCTTGTTCGCAGAGTGACCAGTGTTCTTCAAATATCGACCAACATTGTTATTGAATAACGAGCTTGGTATAACctgcatcaaatgtcaattTACCGGTCTGAACGATTCCGGCAAGCGCCGACTTCATCACACACACTAACACAAAGAAACAAGGCCATtgcagaaaaagaaaaaagtatTTTGCAAACATCTCTACCGAGGTCTTCATGATTAGCTAATTACGTGCATATCCATCGTTTTGGCACCCCGGCAGAGGATCGATAGAAACGAAGTTGAAGCTTGCCTCCCCATTCCAAGTCACATGACCCTCCAGTTTCACGCGGGAGTCTTGTAGAGGTCAAAGAGTCGCATGGATCGCCAAACATACTGGCTGCTTACCTATCCAAGGCAGACAGCAGTACCAGAGCGGCACTTCCACACGAGCTCAGGGGAACCCATCCACTGGAAGTAACCCGCCTCATATCGCTTACACTTGGAGTCCATCTGACCCAGTGCGTAGTTGATGTCCTGAACATCTAGGTTCCCAGAGCTATGGGGGGCGTTGATGCAGTAATAGACGTATACGCCACGGCTATTATAGCCAAAGTAGTCAGGTTTATCGCTGGAAAATCAGTCACGACCGGAGCCAGCCCAGTTTTTCAGCGATACAACATGTCAACGAGAGAAGGTTCaatattgcttgctttttctAACCTTCCTTCCAAGGGACCTTCCTTTCCAACGGAAATAAGGTTCAATATTCAATGCTTTTGTCAaaccttccttccttcagcTTTCCCTTCCAATGTCAGAAAAGTCCCTCAAATTGGTCTATAAAAGGAGGTCattttccccttctttccatcaGTCAGTCAGACAGTCAAGCAGATAGTCAGTCAGATAGTCCAATTCAATCAGTCATTTCCTTTAATCCCTCAATTCCATAGCTATTCCTAGCGATACAACAGCATCGTCAACACCCCCGTGGTCGAGCAGGTATCCCCAGCAGTCAATCTTGCGCTTTTCGATAGCAAAGTCAGACCGCCTCTGTTGGTCCTGTGCGTCTTGAGTAAGAGCGAAGGTGTACCTTTGCCCAGTTTCCAGGGAACTCACTGAGGTAAGGCCGTTGGCGTGAGTGATACATTTGTAAGGACCGTCAGGGAGATTTTTCATGCCGGCCCAGCGCTTGGCAGTGGTACATCCAATGATGAACGCCAAGGTGAAGACCTTCAATTGCATTTTGACCTCttggggtctggtggtggcagtggAATGGCTGCGGAGATACTAAGCAAGGAGTACAAGAATGCAAGAAACAATGAGATTCACGAGGTGATTTATACTCTGTCCACAGCACGACGCCTTCATATAAAATGTAGTCTGGGAGGCGCTGTTTCCCCCGCCGGGTTAGGCGGCACCCCGAACGGGTAAGGCGCCGTTGCCGCCATTGATGCGGTCCACGCCAGAGCCCCACCTCTCAGAACCAGATGTATAAATAAGTTAAACCTCCCTCCACTTCACAGACTTATACTCTTGACCTCAGTCTCCTCTCAACAGACACTTTTTTTCCCGTCACAGTTTGCATACCGCCCTAGCTTCACATCCATAAACCCCAGCCCATGTAGATCCTTTTATTTCGCCGCCCTGTTAATGCTCTCCCCTAAGTCACGTTGGCAGCCCTCCGCCCGCTGTAACCAATCACCAGCTGCCTCCAGACCTAGGCAGAAACCACCCTGCGTGCTTCTTGTCTCGACAGAATAGCTTATTAGAGTCTGTTCTTTCTGATTTACAAATGACGATATATAAGGGctcaaccacatcttcaCACTCGTCATTTTGCCTACGTCCATATGGGTTAGGGACGTCTTAAGACAGTGCTCTTCCCTCCGCGGCATGGGCCTTAAGATCAACGTTACCGACAACTAACCTAATAGCAAAAATGCCGCATATTAAATATCGACACGTTATCAGTGTTGCCTTAACGAGCTGAGATGCATGGCGTGTATAGATTTAGCCTAATATTGCGTGCTTAGGGCAATAGGATAGGAACTTTTAGAAATTACGTGATAGCGGACCTGGTTAGTTATAGTTAGTTATGCGGATACTTTCATGGCACCTCTAGCTTGCATTAAGTTAGAATGCATTAATAGATTAGCATTAATGGTTTTAAACATAATCTTACGACTAATAATAACGATAAACTGAGGGTTAGGGGGTAAGGACGCTAGGCACGCATGTGATTACTGAAGTGTTAGGCTAACTTTAATGGTTTTACTAAGTTAGAGAAGGCTATTTTTACGGCAATATTGACTGGAAGAGAAATATATCCGGAATAAG
Proteins encoded in this window:
- a CDS encoding mitochondrial-processing peptidase subunit alpha protein (similar to Eutypa lata UCREL1 XP_007792959.1), producing MFSPTLRRSLLGTALALLALSGYFFTQTLREPRTARLNQPFQYNIKSCNEMRSDIQRWREESQILKIVGLVFYGRRQQASILDCYLKVGKNIINRTSKGLVYHPVNPDAQRNLAKNGGLLDEVIWLQRTHDRADLAFLDRLINSEPDYKRVKVKITEKAFASAYDTIEDDILYIKVDTDIVFIEDTTIMSMVHTRATRPDYFLVGANIINQPLSSWLHWGLGAVHPYLPENKTFYPENIDRHGPQVVNWRASLLPKWSGPDDFNVTEWSPPEGRKHRWLPVLHKNHHVLDKTPIASTTYSAYTSSGWWNWAVGAQQHYSFFQNMERDELWRYRFHTWDYQDLRMGIQLIAITGRDINAVKPIGQDDEDYFAVKMPRKLGRLVVAAGGGVAAHFSFDEQKVGMAKTDILDRYRSYAQEHVCKGRMLWTSEEDDDVQYLQP